One window from the genome of Osmerus mordax isolate fOsmMor3 chromosome 19, fOsmMor3.pri, whole genome shotgun sequence encodes:
- the ankfy1 gene encoding rabankyrin-5 isoform X2, translating to MAEEEVAKLQKHLALLRQEYVKMQQKLADTERRCAVLAAQAPGHGSANCAAGDTFISRLLDIVAELYQQEQYSDLKIRVGELNLCAHKFVLAARSDAWSLANMASTSELDLSDAKPEVALAMLRWAYTDELALSEDDAFLIDLMKLSNRFQLQLLRERCEKGVMSSVNVRNCIRFYQTAEELDATTLMNYCGEIIASHWDDLRKEDFSTMSAQLLYKMIKSKTEFPLHKAIKVEREDVVFLYLIEMDSLPGKLNDLDTNGDLALDLALSRKLESIATTLVNNKADVDMVDQSGWSLLHKAIQRGDEFASTFLIRHSAQVNAATVGAVETPLHLVCSFSPKKHSGEVMSGMARIAEALLKTGANPNMQNSKGRTPLHDAVVSGNDPVFNQLLQCKQLDLELKDHEGSTALWLALQYITVASDPSVNPFEDHAPVENGTSFDENSFASRLIQRGSNPDAPDTATGNCLLQRAAGAGCEAAALFLATHGAKVNHDNKWGETPLHTACRCGLAGLTAELLQQGANPNLQTHKSLPEDELQGRAQGLSLQSPLHMAIAHNHADVVSVILEQKANALHATNNLQIIPDFSLKDSMDQTVLGLALWTGMHTIAAQLLGSGAAINDTMSSGQTLLHMAIQRQDSRSALFLLEHQADINVRTQEGQTALQLAISSQLPLVVDAICTRGADMSVVDEKGNPPLWLALEKGLEDIASTLVRHGCDATCWSSGPSGCKQTLLHRAVDENNEVMACFLIRSGCDVNSPRQPGPDGEGDEEARDGQSPLHLAASWGLEDVGQCLLEFGANVNAQDAEGRAPIHVAISNQHGVIIQLLISHPDIRLNVRDRQGMTPFACAMTHKNNKAAEAILKREPGAAEQGDNKGRNFLHVAVQNSDIESVLFLISVQANVNSRVQDAAKLTPLHLAVQAGSEIIVRNLLLAGAKVNEVTKHRQTALHLAAQQDLATICSVLLENGVDFAALDENGNNALHLAVMQGRLNNVRALLTESNIDAEAFNLRGQSPMHVLGHYGKENAAAIFELFLECMPQYPLDKPDNEGNTVLLLAYMKGNANLCRAIVRSGARLGGTNNQGVNIFNYQVATKQLLFRLLDMLSKEPPWCDGSNCYECVAKFGVTTRKHHCRHCGRLLCHKCSIKEIPIIKFDLNKPVRVCDICFDVLTLGGVS from the exons ATGGCGGAAG AGGAGGTGGCCAAGCTGCAGAAGCACCTGGCCCTGCTCAGGCAGGAGTACGTCAAGATGCAGCAGAAGCTAGCGGACACGGAGAGGCGCTGCGCCGTGCTGGCCGCTCAGGCCCCCGGCCACGGCTCCGCCAACTGTGCGGCCGGGGACACGTTCATCAGCCGCCTGCTCGACATCGTGGCCGAGCTGTACCAGCAGGAGCAGTACAG TGATCTGAAGATCAGAGTTGGGGAGCTGAATCTCTGTGCTCATAAGTTTGTGCTGGCTGCTCGCAGTGATGCCTGGAGCCTGGCCAACATGGCTTCCACCTCAGAACTGGATCTGTCTG ATGCCAAGCCCGAGGTCGCCTTGGCGATGCTGCGCTGGGCGTACACCGACGAGCTGGCACTCAGCGAGGACGACGCCTTCCTGATCGACCTGATGAAACTGTCCAACCGCTTCCAGCTGCAGCTGCTTCGAGAGAG gtgtgaGAAAGGGGTGATGTCGTCGGTGAACGTGAGGAACTGTATCCGCTTCTACCAGACGGCTGAGGAGCTCGACGCCACCACCCTGATGAACTACTGTGGAGAGATCATCGCCAGCCACTGG GATGACCTGAGGAAAGAAGACTTCAGCACCATGAGTGCTCAGCTCCTCTACAAGATGATCAAGTCCAAAACAGAGTTCCCTCTTCACAAAGCCATTAAAGTGGAGCGGGAAGATGTGGTCTTTCTCTACCTCATTGAGATGGACTC GCTGCCTGGAAAGCTGAATGACTTGGACACCAATGGAGACCTGGCCCTGGACCTAGCCCTGTCTCGGAAACTCGAGAGCATTGCCACCACGCTGGTCAACAACAAAGCAGATGTGGACATGGTGGACCAAAGTGGCTGGAGCCTGCTGCACAAAGCCATCCAAAGAG GCGATGAGTTTGCCTCCACCTTCCTGATCCGCCACTCGGCCCAGGTGAACGCCGCCACGGTGGGGGCGGTGGAGACGCCCCTGCACCTGGTCTGCTCCTTCAGCCCCAAGAAGCATTCTGGGGAGGTCATGAGCGGCATGGCCCGCATTGCAGAGGCCCTGCTGAAAACGGGAGCCAACCCCAACATGCAGAACAGCAAGGGCAG AACTCCCTTGCATGATGCCGTAGTGTCGGGCAATGACCCTGTGTTCAACCAGCTCCTACAGTGCAAACA GCTGGACCTGGAGCTGAAGGACCACGAGGGCAGCACGGCTCTGTGGCTGGCCCTGCAGTACATCACCGTGGCCTCCGACCCCTCCGTCAACCCCTTCGAGGACCACGCCCCCGTGGAGAACGGCACGTCGTTCGACGAGAACAGCTTCGCCTCGCGGCTCATCCAGCGGGGCAGCAACCCGGACGCCCCAGACACTGCCACAG gGAACTGTCTCCtgcagagagcagcaggagCGGGCTGCGAGGCCGCCGCTCTCTTCCTGGCGACGCACGGGGCAAAGGTCAACCACGACAACAAATGG GGGgagacccccctccacactgccTGTCGCTGCGGGCTGGCAGGCCTGACGGCGGAgctgctccagcagggggccAACCCCAACCTGCAGACCCACAAGTCCCTCCCCGAGGACGAGCTGCAGGGCCGGGCCCAGGGGCTGTCCCTGCAGAGCCCCCTCCACATGGCCATCGCCCACAACCACGCCGACGTGGTGTCAGTCATCCTGGAGCAGAAAG CCAATGCGCTTCACGCCACCAACAACCTCCAGATCATCCCTGACTTCAGCCTTAAAGACTCCATGGACCAGACCGTGCTGGGCCTGGCCCTCTGGACCG GCATGCACACCATCGCAGCCCAGCTGCTTGGCTCCGGGGCGGCCATCAACGACACCATGTCGTCCGGCCAGACCCTGCTGCACATGGCCATccagagacaggacagcaggagCGCCCTCTTCCTCCTGGAGCACCAGGCCGACATCAACGTCAG GACCCAGGAGGGCCAGACGGCGCTGCAGCTGGCCATCAGCAGCCagctccccctggtggtggaTGCCATATGCACTCGGGGGGCAGACATGTCCGTGGTGGACGAGAAGGGCAACCCCCCTCTATGGCTAGCTCTGGAGAAGGGCCTGGAGGACATCGCCTCCACGCtg GTGCGCCACGGCTGCGACGCCACCTGTTGGAGCTCCGGTCCGTCGGGCTGCAAGCAGACGCTCCTCCACAGGGCCGTGGACGAGAACAACGAGGTCATGGCCTGCTTCCTCATCCGCAG CGGCTGTGATGTGAACAGCCCCCGGCAGCCCGGTCCTGACGGGGAGGGGGACGAGGAGGCCCGCGACGGCCAGAGCCCCCTCCACCTGGCAGCCAGCTGGGGCCTGGAGGACGTGGGCCAGTGCCTCTTGGAGTTCGGGGCCAACGTCAACGCACAG gatGCGGAGGGACGGGCCCCCATCCACGTTGCCATCAGCAACCAGCACGGCGTCATCATCCAGCTGCTCATCTCCCACCCGGACATCCGTCTGAACGTGCGGGACCGCCAGGGCATGACCCCCTTCGCCTGCGCCATGACGCACAAGAACAACAAGGCCGCAGAGGCCATCCTGAAGAGAGAGCCAGGCGCCGccgaacag GGGGACAATAAAGGGCGTAACTTCCTCCACGTGGCGGTCCAGAACTCGGACATCGAGAGCGTCCTGTTCCTGATCAGCGTCCAGGCCAACGTCAACTCCAGGGTCCAGGACGCTGCCAAgctcacccccctccacctggccGTCCAAGCCGGGTCGGAGATCATCGTCCGCAACCTG TTGCTGGCGGGGGCCAAGGTGAACGAGGTGACCAAACACAGGCAGACGGCCCTGCACCTCGCCGCCCAGCAGGACCTGGCCACCATCTGCTCCGTGCTGCTGGAGAACGGCGTGGACTTTGCTGCTCTGGATGAGAACGGCAACAACG CCCTGCACCTGGCCGTCATGCAGGGCCGCCTTAACAACGTCCGAGCGCTCCTCACGGAGTCCAACATCGACGCGGAGGCCTTCAATCTCAG GGGTCAGTCGCCGATGCACGTCCTGGGGCATTATGGGAAAGAGAACGCAGCCGCCATCTTTGAGCTGTTCTTGGAGTGTATGCCACAGTACCCTTTGGACAAACCAGACAATGAGGGAAACACAG TTCTTCTGCTGGCCTACATGAAAGGAAACGCCAACCTGTGCCGTGCCATCGTGAGGTCCGGGGCTCGGCTGGGCGGCACCAACAACCAGGGCGTCAACATCTTCAACTACCAAGTAGCCACCAAACAGCTGCTCTTCCGCCTTCTAG ATATGTTATCCAAAGAGCCTCCGTGGTGCGATGGGTCCAACTGTTATGAATGTGTTGCCAAGTTTGGAGTCACCACCAGGAAACATCACTG ccGCCACTGTGGCCGCTTGCTGTGTCACAAGTGCTCCATAAAGGAGATTCCCATCATCAAGTTTGACCTGAACAAGCCTGTGAGGGTCTGTGACATCTGCTTTGACGTGTTGACTTTGGGCGGGGTGTCCTAA
- the ankfy1 gene encoding rabankyrin-5 isoform X1 has translation MAEEEVAKLQKHLALLRQEYVKMQQKLADTERRCAVLAAQAPGHGSANCAAGDTFISRLLDIVAELYQQEQYSDLKIRVGELNLCAHKFVLAARSDAWSLANMASTSELDLSDAKPEVALAMLRWAYTDELALSEDDAFLIDLMKLSNRFQLQLLRERCEKGVMSSVNVRNCIRFYQTAEELDATTLMNYCGEIIASHWDDLRKEDFSTMSAQLLYKMIKSKTEFPLHKAIKVEREDVVFLYLIEMDSELPGKLNDLDTNGDLALDLALSRKLESIATTLVNNKADVDMVDQSGWSLLHKAIQRGDEFASTFLIRHSAQVNAATVGAVETPLHLVCSFSPKKHSGEVMSGMARIAEALLKTGANPNMQNSKGRTPLHDAVVSGNDPVFNQLLQCKQLDLELKDHEGSTALWLALQYITVASDPSVNPFEDHAPVENGTSFDENSFASRLIQRGSNPDAPDTATGNCLLQRAAGAGCEAAALFLATHGAKVNHDNKWGETPLHTACRCGLAGLTAELLQQGANPNLQTHKSLPEDELQGRAQGLSLQSPLHMAIAHNHADVVSVILEQKANALHATNNLQIIPDFSLKDSMDQTVLGLALWTGMHTIAAQLLGSGAAINDTMSSGQTLLHMAIQRQDSRSALFLLEHQADINVRTQEGQTALQLAISSQLPLVVDAICTRGADMSVVDEKGNPPLWLALEKGLEDIASTLVRHGCDATCWSSGPSGCKQTLLHRAVDENNEVMACFLIRSGCDVNSPRQPGPDGEGDEEARDGQSPLHLAASWGLEDVGQCLLEFGANVNAQDAEGRAPIHVAISNQHGVIIQLLISHPDIRLNVRDRQGMTPFACAMTHKNNKAAEAILKREPGAAEQGDNKGRNFLHVAVQNSDIESVLFLISVQANVNSRVQDAAKLTPLHLAVQAGSEIIVRNLLLAGAKVNEVTKHRQTALHLAAQQDLATICSVLLENGVDFAALDENGNNALHLAVMQGRLNNVRALLTESNIDAEAFNLRGQSPMHVLGHYGKENAAAIFELFLECMPQYPLDKPDNEGNTVLLLAYMKGNANLCRAIVRSGARLGGTNNQGVNIFNYQVATKQLLFRLLDMLSKEPPWCDGSNCYECVAKFGVTTRKHHCRHCGRLLCHKCSIKEIPIIKFDLNKPVRVCDICFDVLTLGGVS, from the exons ATGGCGGAAG AGGAGGTGGCCAAGCTGCAGAAGCACCTGGCCCTGCTCAGGCAGGAGTACGTCAAGATGCAGCAGAAGCTAGCGGACACGGAGAGGCGCTGCGCCGTGCTGGCCGCTCAGGCCCCCGGCCACGGCTCCGCCAACTGTGCGGCCGGGGACACGTTCATCAGCCGCCTGCTCGACATCGTGGCCGAGCTGTACCAGCAGGAGCAGTACAG TGATCTGAAGATCAGAGTTGGGGAGCTGAATCTCTGTGCTCATAAGTTTGTGCTGGCTGCTCGCAGTGATGCCTGGAGCCTGGCCAACATGGCTTCCACCTCAGAACTGGATCTGTCTG ATGCCAAGCCCGAGGTCGCCTTGGCGATGCTGCGCTGGGCGTACACCGACGAGCTGGCACTCAGCGAGGACGACGCCTTCCTGATCGACCTGATGAAACTGTCCAACCGCTTCCAGCTGCAGCTGCTTCGAGAGAG gtgtgaGAAAGGGGTGATGTCGTCGGTGAACGTGAGGAACTGTATCCGCTTCTACCAGACGGCTGAGGAGCTCGACGCCACCACCCTGATGAACTACTGTGGAGAGATCATCGCCAGCCACTGG GATGACCTGAGGAAAGAAGACTTCAGCACCATGAGTGCTCAGCTCCTCTACAAGATGATCAAGTCCAAAACAGAGTTCCCTCTTCACAAAGCCATTAAAGTGGAGCGGGAAGATGTGGTCTTTCTCTACCTCATTGAGATGGACTCGGAG CTGCCTGGAAAGCTGAATGACTTGGACACCAATGGAGACCTGGCCCTGGACCTAGCCCTGTCTCGGAAACTCGAGAGCATTGCCACCACGCTGGTCAACAACAAAGCAGATGTGGACATGGTGGACCAAAGTGGCTGGAGCCTGCTGCACAAAGCCATCCAAAGAG GCGATGAGTTTGCCTCCACCTTCCTGATCCGCCACTCGGCCCAGGTGAACGCCGCCACGGTGGGGGCGGTGGAGACGCCCCTGCACCTGGTCTGCTCCTTCAGCCCCAAGAAGCATTCTGGGGAGGTCATGAGCGGCATGGCCCGCATTGCAGAGGCCCTGCTGAAAACGGGAGCCAACCCCAACATGCAGAACAGCAAGGGCAG AACTCCCTTGCATGATGCCGTAGTGTCGGGCAATGACCCTGTGTTCAACCAGCTCCTACAGTGCAAACA GCTGGACCTGGAGCTGAAGGACCACGAGGGCAGCACGGCTCTGTGGCTGGCCCTGCAGTACATCACCGTGGCCTCCGACCCCTCCGTCAACCCCTTCGAGGACCACGCCCCCGTGGAGAACGGCACGTCGTTCGACGAGAACAGCTTCGCCTCGCGGCTCATCCAGCGGGGCAGCAACCCGGACGCCCCAGACACTGCCACAG gGAACTGTCTCCtgcagagagcagcaggagCGGGCTGCGAGGCCGCCGCTCTCTTCCTGGCGACGCACGGGGCAAAGGTCAACCACGACAACAAATGG GGGgagacccccctccacactgccTGTCGCTGCGGGCTGGCAGGCCTGACGGCGGAgctgctccagcagggggccAACCCCAACCTGCAGACCCACAAGTCCCTCCCCGAGGACGAGCTGCAGGGCCGGGCCCAGGGGCTGTCCCTGCAGAGCCCCCTCCACATGGCCATCGCCCACAACCACGCCGACGTGGTGTCAGTCATCCTGGAGCAGAAAG CCAATGCGCTTCACGCCACCAACAACCTCCAGATCATCCCTGACTTCAGCCTTAAAGACTCCATGGACCAGACCGTGCTGGGCCTGGCCCTCTGGACCG GCATGCACACCATCGCAGCCCAGCTGCTTGGCTCCGGGGCGGCCATCAACGACACCATGTCGTCCGGCCAGACCCTGCTGCACATGGCCATccagagacaggacagcaggagCGCCCTCTTCCTCCTGGAGCACCAGGCCGACATCAACGTCAG GACCCAGGAGGGCCAGACGGCGCTGCAGCTGGCCATCAGCAGCCagctccccctggtggtggaTGCCATATGCACTCGGGGGGCAGACATGTCCGTGGTGGACGAGAAGGGCAACCCCCCTCTATGGCTAGCTCTGGAGAAGGGCCTGGAGGACATCGCCTCCACGCtg GTGCGCCACGGCTGCGACGCCACCTGTTGGAGCTCCGGTCCGTCGGGCTGCAAGCAGACGCTCCTCCACAGGGCCGTGGACGAGAACAACGAGGTCATGGCCTGCTTCCTCATCCGCAG CGGCTGTGATGTGAACAGCCCCCGGCAGCCCGGTCCTGACGGGGAGGGGGACGAGGAGGCCCGCGACGGCCAGAGCCCCCTCCACCTGGCAGCCAGCTGGGGCCTGGAGGACGTGGGCCAGTGCCTCTTGGAGTTCGGGGCCAACGTCAACGCACAG gatGCGGAGGGACGGGCCCCCATCCACGTTGCCATCAGCAACCAGCACGGCGTCATCATCCAGCTGCTCATCTCCCACCCGGACATCCGTCTGAACGTGCGGGACCGCCAGGGCATGACCCCCTTCGCCTGCGCCATGACGCACAAGAACAACAAGGCCGCAGAGGCCATCCTGAAGAGAGAGCCAGGCGCCGccgaacag GGGGACAATAAAGGGCGTAACTTCCTCCACGTGGCGGTCCAGAACTCGGACATCGAGAGCGTCCTGTTCCTGATCAGCGTCCAGGCCAACGTCAACTCCAGGGTCCAGGACGCTGCCAAgctcacccccctccacctggccGTCCAAGCCGGGTCGGAGATCATCGTCCGCAACCTG TTGCTGGCGGGGGCCAAGGTGAACGAGGTGACCAAACACAGGCAGACGGCCCTGCACCTCGCCGCCCAGCAGGACCTGGCCACCATCTGCTCCGTGCTGCTGGAGAACGGCGTGGACTTTGCTGCTCTGGATGAGAACGGCAACAACG CCCTGCACCTGGCCGTCATGCAGGGCCGCCTTAACAACGTCCGAGCGCTCCTCACGGAGTCCAACATCGACGCGGAGGCCTTCAATCTCAG GGGTCAGTCGCCGATGCACGTCCTGGGGCATTATGGGAAAGAGAACGCAGCCGCCATCTTTGAGCTGTTCTTGGAGTGTATGCCACAGTACCCTTTGGACAAACCAGACAATGAGGGAAACACAG TTCTTCTGCTGGCCTACATGAAAGGAAACGCCAACCTGTGCCGTGCCATCGTGAGGTCCGGGGCTCGGCTGGGCGGCACCAACAACCAGGGCGTCAACATCTTCAACTACCAAGTAGCCACCAAACAGCTGCTCTTCCGCCTTCTAG ATATGTTATCCAAAGAGCCTCCGTGGTGCGATGGGTCCAACTGTTATGAATGTGTTGCCAAGTTTGGAGTCACCACCAGGAAACATCACTG ccGCCACTGTGGCCGCTTGCTGTGTCACAAGTGCTCCATAAAGGAGATTCCCATCATCAAGTTTGACCTGAACAAGCCTGTGAGGGTCTGTGACATCTGCTTTGACGTGTTGACTTTGGGCGGGGTGTCCTAA